The following proteins are encoded in a genomic region of Sylvia atricapilla isolate bSylAtr1 chromosome 14, bSylAtr1.pri, whole genome shotgun sequence:
- the REEP2 gene encoding receptor expression-enhancing protein 2 isoform X1: MVSWIISRLVVLIFGTLYPAYSSYKAVKTKNVKEYVKWMMYWIVFAFFTTAETLTDIVLSWAERCPVYGVFMAMDEVNDTRRRFPFYFELKIAFVIWLLSPYTKGSSVLYRKFVHPTLSNKEKEIDEYITQACDKSYETMMRVGKRGLNLAANAAVTAAAKGQGVLSEKLRSFSMQDLTLIRDEDTVHMRSRDPQLRPSGASLLETIEDSASCYSSGEESSVAHRSNGTPPDTRTDPSDEDAGDKLPKRTQSLKTPKKVMKAELPVRSVKARPKKKAATSLASGESS; this comes from the exons ATGGTCTCCTGGATAATCTCTCGCCTCGTGGT GCTGATCTTCGGCACCCTCTACCCCGCGTACTCCTCCTACAAGGCCGTGAAGACGAAAAACGTAAAGGAATAT GTGAAGTGGATGATGTACTGGATTGTGTTTGCCTTTTTCACCACTGCAGAAACCCTCACAGACATTGTTCTTTCTTG GGCTGAGAGATGCCCTGTTTATGGAGTTTTCATGGCTATGGATGAAGTAAATGATACTCGAAGAAG GTTTCCCTTTTATTTCGAGCTGAAAATCGCATTTGTGATTTGGCTGCTCTCCCCTTACACCAAGGGCTCCAGTGTCCTCTACAGGAAGTTTGTGCACCCAACGCTCTCCAATAAGGAGAAG GAAATTGATGAATACATTACTCAGGCTTGTGACAAGAGCTACGAAACCATGATGCGAGTTGGCAAGAGAGGGTTAAACCTTGCTGCCAATGCAGCAGTTACTGCAGCTGCAAAG GGCCAGGGAGTTTTGTCTGAGAAGCTTCGAAGTTTCAGCATGCAGGATCTCACTCTGATCCGAGATGAAGATACTGTGCATATGCGAAGCCGTGATCCACAGCTGCGCCCCTCTGGTGCGAGTCTTCTGGAAACTATTGAAGACTCAG CTTCCTGTTACTCctcaggagaggagagcagtgTGGCACATCGATCTAATGGAACCCCGCCAGATACTAGAACAGATCCATCAGATGAAGATGCAGGAGACAAACTTCCTAAACGTACCCAGAGCCTCAAAACTCCTAAAAAGGTGATGAAAGCTGAG cTTCCAGTGAGAAGTGTAAAAGCCCGCCCTAAGAAGAAAGCTGCCACCTCTCTTGCTTCTGGCGAGTCATCCTAA
- the REEP2 gene encoding receptor expression-enhancing protein 2 isoform X2 has product MVSWIISRLVVLIFGTLYPAYSSYKAVKTKNVKEYVKWMMYWIVFAFFTTAETLTDIVLSWAERCPVYGVFMAMDEVNDTRRRFPFYFELKIAFVIWLLSPYTKGSSVLYRKFVHPTLSNKEKEIDEYITQACDKSYETMMRVGKRGLNLAANAAVTAAAKGQGVLSEKLRSFSMQDLTLIRDEDTVHMRSRDPQLRPSGASLLETIEDSASCYSSGEESSVAHRSNGTPPDTRTDPSDEDAGDKLPKRTQSLKTPKKLPVRSVKARPKKKAATSLASGESS; this is encoded by the exons ATGGTCTCCTGGATAATCTCTCGCCTCGTGGT GCTGATCTTCGGCACCCTCTACCCCGCGTACTCCTCCTACAAGGCCGTGAAGACGAAAAACGTAAAGGAATAT GTGAAGTGGATGATGTACTGGATTGTGTTTGCCTTTTTCACCACTGCAGAAACCCTCACAGACATTGTTCTTTCTTG GGCTGAGAGATGCCCTGTTTATGGAGTTTTCATGGCTATGGATGAAGTAAATGATACTCGAAGAAG GTTTCCCTTTTATTTCGAGCTGAAAATCGCATTTGTGATTTGGCTGCTCTCCCCTTACACCAAGGGCTCCAGTGTCCTCTACAGGAAGTTTGTGCACCCAACGCTCTCCAATAAGGAGAAG GAAATTGATGAATACATTACTCAGGCTTGTGACAAGAGCTACGAAACCATGATGCGAGTTGGCAAGAGAGGGTTAAACCTTGCTGCCAATGCAGCAGTTACTGCAGCTGCAAAG GGCCAGGGAGTTTTGTCTGAGAAGCTTCGAAGTTTCAGCATGCAGGATCTCACTCTGATCCGAGATGAAGATACTGTGCATATGCGAAGCCGTGATCCACAGCTGCGCCCCTCTGGTGCGAGTCTTCTGGAAACTATTGAAGACTCAG CTTCCTGTTACTCctcaggagaggagagcagtgTGGCACATCGATCTAATGGAACCCCGCCAGATACTAGAACAGATCCATCAGATGAAGATGCAGGAGACAAACTTCCTAAACGTACCCAGAGCCTCAAAACTCCTAAAAAG cTTCCAGTGAGAAGTGTAAAAGCCCGCCCTAAGAAGAAAGCTGCCACCTCTCTTGCTTCTGGCGAGTCATCCTAA
- the REEP2 gene encoding receptor expression-enhancing protein 2 isoform X4, which produces MVSWIISRLVVLIFGTLYPAYSSYKAVKTKNVKEYVKWMMYWIVFAFFTTAETLTDIVLSWFPFYFELKIAFVIWLLSPYTKGSSVLYRKFVHPTLSNKEKEIDEYITQACDKSYETMMRVGKRGLNLAANAAVTAAAKGQGVLSEKLRSFSMQDLTLIRDEDTVHMRSRDPQLRPSGASLLETIEDSASCYSSGEESSVAHRSNGTPPDTRTDPSDEDAGDKLPKRTQSLKTPKKVMKAELPVRSVKARPKKKAATSLASGESS; this is translated from the exons ATGGTCTCCTGGATAATCTCTCGCCTCGTGGT GCTGATCTTCGGCACCCTCTACCCCGCGTACTCCTCCTACAAGGCCGTGAAGACGAAAAACGTAAAGGAATAT GTGAAGTGGATGATGTACTGGATTGTGTTTGCCTTTTTCACCACTGCAGAAACCCTCACAGACATTGTTCTTTCTTG GTTTCCCTTTTATTTCGAGCTGAAAATCGCATTTGTGATTTGGCTGCTCTCCCCTTACACCAAGGGCTCCAGTGTCCTCTACAGGAAGTTTGTGCACCCAACGCTCTCCAATAAGGAGAAG GAAATTGATGAATACATTACTCAGGCTTGTGACAAGAGCTACGAAACCATGATGCGAGTTGGCAAGAGAGGGTTAAACCTTGCTGCCAATGCAGCAGTTACTGCAGCTGCAAAG GGCCAGGGAGTTTTGTCTGAGAAGCTTCGAAGTTTCAGCATGCAGGATCTCACTCTGATCCGAGATGAAGATACTGTGCATATGCGAAGCCGTGATCCACAGCTGCGCCCCTCTGGTGCGAGTCTTCTGGAAACTATTGAAGACTCAG CTTCCTGTTACTCctcaggagaggagagcagtgTGGCACATCGATCTAATGGAACCCCGCCAGATACTAGAACAGATCCATCAGATGAAGATGCAGGAGACAAACTTCCTAAACGTACCCAGAGCCTCAAAACTCCTAAAAAGGTGATGAAAGCTGAG cTTCCAGTGAGAAGTGTAAAAGCCCGCCCTAAGAAGAAAGCTGCCACCTCTCTTGCTTCTGGCGAGTCATCCTAA
- the REEP2 gene encoding receptor expression-enhancing protein 2 isoform X3, protein MKMSSTDLNTDSCGIPLVKWMMYWIVFAFFTTAETLTDIVLSWAERCPVYGVFMAMDEVNDTRRRFPFYFELKIAFVIWLLSPYTKGSSVLYRKFVHPTLSNKEKEIDEYITQACDKSYETMMRVGKRGLNLAANAAVTAAAKGQGVLSEKLRSFSMQDLTLIRDEDTVHMRSRDPQLRPSGASLLETIEDSASCYSSGEESSVAHRSNGTPPDTRTDPSDEDAGDKLPKRTQSLKTPKKVMKAELPVRSVKARPKKKAATSLASGESS, encoded by the exons ATGAAGATGAGCAGCACAGATCTCAACACTGATTCCTGTGGGATTCCACTG GTGAAGTGGATGATGTACTGGATTGTGTTTGCCTTTTTCACCACTGCAGAAACCCTCACAGACATTGTTCTTTCTTG GGCTGAGAGATGCCCTGTTTATGGAGTTTTCATGGCTATGGATGAAGTAAATGATACTCGAAGAAG GTTTCCCTTTTATTTCGAGCTGAAAATCGCATTTGTGATTTGGCTGCTCTCCCCTTACACCAAGGGCTCCAGTGTCCTCTACAGGAAGTTTGTGCACCCAACGCTCTCCAATAAGGAGAAG GAAATTGATGAATACATTACTCAGGCTTGTGACAAGAGCTACGAAACCATGATGCGAGTTGGCAAGAGAGGGTTAAACCTTGCTGCCAATGCAGCAGTTACTGCAGCTGCAAAG GGCCAGGGAGTTTTGTCTGAGAAGCTTCGAAGTTTCAGCATGCAGGATCTCACTCTGATCCGAGATGAAGATACTGTGCATATGCGAAGCCGTGATCCACAGCTGCGCCCCTCTGGTGCGAGTCTTCTGGAAACTATTGAAGACTCAG CTTCCTGTTACTCctcaggagaggagagcagtgTGGCACATCGATCTAATGGAACCCCGCCAGATACTAGAACAGATCCATCAGATGAAGATGCAGGAGACAAACTTCCTAAACGTACCCAGAGCCTCAAAACTCCTAAAAAGGTGATGAAAGCTGAG cTTCCAGTGAGAAGTGTAAAAGCCCGCCCTAAGAAGAAAGCTGCCACCTCTCTTGCTTCTGGCGAGTCATCCTAA